The Opitutaceae bacterium genome has a window encoding:
- a CDS encoding amino acid adenylation domain-containing protein encodes MSQPVLTDPACAGWRGVSHQLPLPPIHGAGWSEDENLKRHLLATLALFVSRYRGSESVKFALLEDGAGNPAGVDASRSVRVDDRLPVKAFLESVGNQFGDPAGPDGAESSVSDGVGELDWLIGLRLSDGVPDMGFGPTEELGRQCALVVSVYREDNRVHLNVRIRDGVLDDWMIPAIPHHLERLWNQLSAGGEGRVCDFSILTDEEYRRTVLEWNDTGVEEPMGTPIPDVFEDNMARFGESVAVIDGDRTLNYRELRSRANRLARHLKTLGAGLDVPVAVFLERSIELVVGMVGLQRAGSAYMPLDPSYPADRIRYQVEDSGVPIIITRSGLVDRLPKGTARLVLLDEDADSIAAQSDEALAPGFAVGHVANVFYTSGSTGKPKGVLMRHSRLTPVGDPKKSPKRVDPGQGMLLKSPVGFTLILLEVNGAINAGGRLVVIPDGKEKDPSYMIRMIREHEVASAGLVPSMLDLLLDDPEISQCVSLKTIHTVGESLPIEVQERFFRKLPEAKLIVYYGCTEAPAATTRVVTAQDDFGRRIVIGKPAGGKRIYILDRNRVPLPIGVSGEIYIGGTLSKGYLNRDELTSERFQDDPFSPHPNSRVYRTGDLGRWLPDGNLEILGRTDFQVQVRGVRIELGEIEDVLRSHESVRDAIVHPDQKGGQVRLFAYVTPKNASPVPIGELREWIRERLPEYMMPAAIIEMPAFPLNAAGKIDRLALPKPEKVERSADAVYLGPRTPTEAKLCRMWAELLDIDRVGIEDDFLDLGGDSFLAVRLLSQVHEEFGRRLELPALFSDPRILSLAAILDGKQKATDLKWLVPTRFFDDSPPTHTFEGSFVFAYVTTRMMEGLKLKFPVYSISIDWKYSNMDYSEGVEELAAHHVEELRKIDPVGPYRFAGYSFGGLVAFEMARQVVALGGEVKFVVLLDPTPPYGSEGTSDAAFLEGERVQTRKSGDAGVSTKLKAVPPHARLAWLWARRRGVLRRIQRVSTALVQSLVVRGLWPGKRIPKALQKDWATLYKLAIWHRYKPGPYQGDVTVFTTEGRDQAARRSWSRVVTGKLTCESLQARTHGDVLKQPASLARLSEVFSGKIEEGS; translated from the coding sequence ATGAGCCAGCCCGTATTGACCGATCCAGCCTGTGCCGGTTGGCGTGGTGTCTCGCATCAGTTGCCATTGCCTCCGATCCACGGTGCCGGTTGGAGCGAGGATGAGAACCTGAAGCGCCACCTGCTGGCGACACTTGCCCTGTTTGTTTCGCGTTACCGCGGCAGTGAGTCGGTGAAGTTTGCGCTTCTCGAAGATGGGGCGGGTAATCCGGCGGGCGTCGACGCTTCCAGATCCGTTCGGGTGGACGACCGACTCCCCGTGAAGGCTTTTCTCGAGTCGGTTGGGAACCAATTTGGCGATCCGGCCGGGCCTGATGGGGCCGAATCGTCCGTGAGCGACGGAGTGGGGGAACTCGATTGGTTGATCGGCCTTCGGCTGTCAGACGGAGTCCCGGACATGGGATTTGGGCCAACGGAGGAGTTGGGTCGGCAGTGCGCCCTTGTGGTCTCGGTTTATCGGGAAGACAATCGGGTGCACCTCAATGTCCGGATTCGGGATGGCGTGCTCGATGACTGGATGATCCCGGCGATTCCCCATCACCTCGAGCGTCTCTGGAACCAATTGAGCGCCGGTGGGGAAGGGCGGGTGTGCGATTTCAGCATCCTGACGGATGAGGAGTATCGAAGAACGGTCCTTGAGTGGAACGATACCGGGGTTGAGGAACCCATGGGTACGCCAATCCCGGATGTGTTTGAGGACAACATGGCCCGATTTGGCGAGAGTGTCGCGGTCATTGACGGCGACCGGACCCTCAATTACCGGGAATTGCGGTCCCGGGCGAATCGTCTGGCCCGTCACCTCAAGACCCTGGGCGCAGGCCTCGATGTACCCGTGGCCGTTTTCCTGGAAAGGTCCATCGAACTGGTCGTCGGCATGGTCGGGCTTCAGCGGGCGGGATCAGCCTACATGCCTCTAGATCCTTCATATCCGGCGGACCGGATCCGTTACCAGGTCGAGGACTCGGGCGTCCCCATCATCATCACCCGCTCCGGCCTGGTGGACAGACTGCCCAAGGGAACGGCCCGGCTGGTGCTTCTTGACGAAGATGCAGATAGCATCGCCGCCCAATCCGATGAAGCTCTTGCCCCGGGGTTTGCGGTCGGCCATGTGGCCAATGTCTTCTACACCTCGGGGTCGACGGGAAAGCCCAAGGGCGTGCTGATGCGGCATTCTCGGCTGACGCCGGTCGGCGATCCCAAGAAGAGTCCAAAACGGGTCGACCCCGGGCAGGGCATGCTCCTGAAGTCTCCAGTGGGCTTCACCCTCATCCTGCTTGAGGTCAACGGGGCCATCAATGCAGGTGGACGGCTCGTGGTGATCCCCGATGGCAAGGAGAAGGACCCTTCCTACATGATCCGGATGATTCGCGAGCATGAAGTGGCGTCGGCCGGCCTGGTGCCGTCGATGCTTGATCTTCTCCTCGATGATCCCGAGATCAGCCAGTGCGTGTCGCTCAAGACGATACACACGGTGGGCGAGAGCCTTCCGATCGAGGTCCAGGAACGCTTTTTCAGGAAATTGCCGGAGGCGAAACTGATCGTTTATTATGGTTGCACGGAGGCGCCGGCCGCGACGACCCGCGTGGTCACGGCCCAGGACGACTTTGGACGGCGGATCGTCATCGGAAAGCCCGCCGGTGGAAAGCGAATCTATATCCTCGACAGGAACCGCGTGCCTCTACCGATCGGAGTCTCCGGAGAAATCTATATCGGTGGCACCCTTTCCAAGGGCTATCTGAATCGGGATGAGCTGACCTCGGAGCGTTTCCAGGACGATCCCTTTTCCCCGCACCCGAACTCCCGGGTCTATCGGACAGGAGACCTTGGACGGTGGCTTCCGGATGGGAACCTTGAGATCCTCGGTCGGACCGATTTCCAGGTGCAGGTCCGGGGCGTCAGAATCGAGCTTGGCGAGATTGAGGATGTTCTCCGCAGTCACGAATCCGTTCGCGATGCAATTGTTCACCCGGATCAGAAGGGTGGTCAGGTTCGGCTCTTTGCCTACGTCACTCCGAAGAACGCGAGCCCGGTTCCAATCGGTGAACTGAGAGAATGGATACGGGAAAGACTGCCGGAATACATGATGCCGGCTGCGATCATAGAGATGCCGGCATTCCCGCTCAACGCCGCCGGAAAGATCGATCGACTGGCATTACCCAAACCGGAAAAGGTGGAGCGAAGTGCCGACGCGGTTTATCTGGGCCCGCGGACTCCAACCGAAGCGAAGCTCTGCCGGATGTGGGCGGAGCTGCTCGATATCGATCGGGTCGGCATTGAGGACGATTTCCTCGATCTGGGGGGCGATTCCTTCCTGGCCGTTCGACTGTTGAGCCAGGTTCATGAAGAGTTTGGACGTCGACTCGAATTGCCCGCTCTATTCAGCGATCCGAGAATTCTTTCCTTGGCTGCGATCCTTGACGGGAAGCAGAAGGCGACGGACCTAAAATGGCTTGTTCCCACCCGGTTCTTCGATGACTCCCCGCCCACTCATACCTTTGAGGGTTCCTTTGTCTTCGCCTATGTGACAACTCGGATGATGGAAGGGCTTAAGCTCAAATTTCCGGTTTATTCGATCTCCATTGACTGGAAGTATTCGAATATGGACTACTCTGAAGGAGTTGAGGAATTGGCGGCTCACCATGTCGAGGAATTGAGAAAGATTGATCCCGTCGGGCCTTATCGCTTTGCAGGGTATTCGTTTGGTGGTCTGGTGGCCTTCGAAATGGCCAGGCAGGTCGTGGCACTTGGTGGAGAGGTCAAGTTCGTGGTCCTTCTTGATCCCACGCCACCGTATGGGTCGGAAGGGACAAGCGACGCGGCGTTCCTGGAGGGGGAACGTGTTCAAACGCGTAAATCGGGAGATGCCGGGGTCAGCACTAAGCTGAAAGCGGTTCCACCTCATGCACGATTGGCGTGGCTTTGGGCCAGACGAAGAGGCGTTTTGCGTAGAATCCAAAGGGTCTCGACAGCGCTTGTTCAGTCTCTCGTTGTTCGCGGACTCTGGCCGGGCAAACGGATCCCGAAGGCTCTTCAGAAAGACTGGGCAACCCTCTACAAACTGGCAATCTGGCATCGGTATAAACCCGGTCCCTATCAGGGGGACGTGACCGTTTTCACTACTGAAGGCCGGGATCAAGCAGCGAGAAGGTCATGGAGCAGAGTCGTGACCGGCAAGTTGACCTGTGAGAGCCTGCAAGCCCGGACCCATGGAGATGTCCTAAAACAACCCGCTTCTCTTGCCAGACTCTCAGAGGTCTTTTCTGGGAAAATCGAAGAGGGGAGTTGA
- a CDS encoding SDR family NAD(P)-dependent oxidoreductase: protein MRKFLVTGGAGFIGFHVCERLLRAGHAVVAYDDLNDFYDPKLKEQNVSDLKALGVEFGFVRGCITDRSSLDRLFGEQRFDQVIHLAARAGVRPSLEEPALYQRVNAEGTASVFEAARCAGVRKIVAASSSSVYGVNSKIPFCESDPIFSVISPYAASKLACEALGHVYHHVYGMDVAMLRFFTVYGPRQRPDLAIHKFARLISSGESIPVFGDGTTARDYTYVSDTVDGVVACTEQEIGYDIFNLGESQTVRLDYLIEVLSNALGQEAVIDRRPLQAGDVPITYADITKAKTRLGYDPKVKIEEGISRFVEWLKTSHLR, encoded by the coding sequence ATGAGGAAGTTCCTAGTTACGGGGGGAGCCGGATTCATTGGTTTTCATGTGTGCGAGCGTCTGCTGCGGGCAGGGCATGCGGTTGTTGCCTATGACGATCTCAATGATTTCTATGACCCGAAGCTGAAGGAGCAGAACGTTTCCGATCTCAAGGCCCTCGGGGTGGAATTCGGCTTTGTCCGAGGCTGCATTACCGATCGTTCATCGCTGGATCGTCTCTTTGGCGAGCAGCGATTCGATCAGGTCATCCACCTTGCGGCTCGAGCGGGAGTGCGGCCAAGTCTGGAGGAGCCGGCGTTGTATCAGCGGGTCAACGCCGAAGGTACGGCAAGTGTCTTTGAGGCTGCTCGTTGTGCCGGGGTGCGAAAGATTGTAGCCGCTTCTTCCTCGTCCGTCTACGGAGTGAACTCGAAGATTCCCTTTTGTGAGAGTGATCCCATATTTTCCGTAATTTCCCCCTATGCGGCCAGCAAGTTGGCCTGCGAAGCACTTGGGCACGTCTATCACCACGTTTACGGCATGGATGTAGCAATGCTGCGATTCTTCACGGTCTATGGCCCGAGGCAGCGCCCGGATCTGGCCATTCACAAGTTCGCTCGCCTGATCAGTTCAGGCGAGTCTATTCCGGTTTTCGGCGATGGAACGACAGCCCGTGATTACACCTATGTCTCGGATACCGTCGATGGCGTTGTGGCCTGCACCGAACAGGAGATTGGATACGACATTTTCAATCTCGGTGAATCTCAAACCGTTCGGTTGGATTACTTGATTGAGGTTCTATCCAATGCTCTCGGACAGGAGGCGGTCATCGACCGCCGGCCGCTACAAGCGGGTGACGTCCCAATCACCTATGCGGACATCACTAAGGCAAAGACCAGGTTGGGTTATGACCCGAAAGTGAAAATCGAAGAGGGTATCTCGCGATTCGTGGAGTGGCTCAAGACGTCGCACCTTAGGTGA
- the tdh gene encoding L-threonine 3-dehydrogenase produces MTMRAIAKVRPGKGLEMIDAPIPSPGPNEVLIKVLATSICGTDLHIYKWDSWAQRTIKPPMIIGHEFVGEIAEIGSSVVGLKVGELVDGEGHIVCGVCRNCRAGRRHLCKDTLGVGVNRDGAFAEFLCIPAANVVPVPRSIPLDVLSCFDPLGNATHTALQWDMIGEDVLITGAGPIGCMAAGIAVRTGARRVVVTDLNEDRLKLAQRMGATRVVNPSRENLRDVQKEIGMKEGFDIGLEMSGSPAALQDMIANMAHGGRIAMLGILSEPCAIDWDKVVFNMLTIRGVYGREMYETWYKMTGLIEAGLDITPLITHRFPHTEFQTAFDLMAAGQTGKVVLRWD; encoded by the coding sequence ATGACTATGCGTGCGATTGCCAAGGTGCGTCCGGGCAAGGGGCTCGAAATGATCGATGCCCCGATTCCCTCCCCGGGACCGAACGAGGTCCTGATCAAGGTCCTGGCGACTTCGATCTGCGGGACGGACCTCCATATCTACAAGTGGGACTCCTGGGCCCAGCGGACGATCAAGCCGCCGATGATCATCGGGCACGAATTTGTCGGGGAAATCGCGGAAATCGGCTCCTCGGTCGTCGGCCTCAAGGTGGGCGAACTCGTCGATGGCGAGGGTCATATCGTCTGTGGGGTCTGCCGGAACTGCCGGGCCGGCCGACGGCATCTCTGCAAGGATACCCTGGGTGTGGGGGTCAACCGGGATGGGGCATTCGCCGAATTCCTCTGCATCCCCGCGGCCAACGTGGTGCCGGTTCCGCGATCGATTCCCCTGGACGTGCTTTCCTGCTTTGATCCGCTGGGGAACGCCACCCACACCGCCCTCCAGTGGGACATGATCGGAGAGGATGTGCTCATCACCGGCGCGGGGCCGATCGGCTGCATGGCCGCCGGAATCGCGGTGCGGACCGGAGCCCGTCGCGTCGTGGTGACCGACCTCAATGAGGATCGCCTGAAGCTCGCCCAGCGCATGGGGGCGACCCGGGTGGTCAATCCGTCCCGGGAGAATCTCAGGGATGTGCAGAAGGAGATCGGGATGAAGGAGGGCTTTGACATCGGCCTCGAAATGTCGGGCAGCCCGGCGGCTCTCCAGGACATGATCGCCAATATGGCCCATGGAGGCCGGATCGCCATGCTGGGCATCCTTTCCGAACCCTGTGCCATCGATTGGGACAAGGTCGTCTTCAACATGCTGACCATCCGCGGGGTTTACGGTCGGGAGATGTACGAAACCTGGTACAAAATGACCGGCCTGATCGAAGCGGGACTGGATATCACCCCACTGATCACCCACCGGTTTCCCCACACCGAGTTCCAGACGGCATTTGACCTGATGGCCGCCGGCCAGACCGGCAAGGTCGTCTTGAGGTGGGATTGA
- a CDS encoding sulfatase, with protein MPVPDEIVVERRESGAPRNVVFILSDDHRFDAMSFMGHPLAETPNLDRLAAEGVHLRNALVTTSLCSPSRASILTGLYTFRHRVIDNNRRVPDGTLFFPQYLQKAGYATAFIGKWHMGGESDEPRPGFDHWVSFRGQGNYLPPSPDHTLNVDGERVPQKGYITDELTDYAVDWLQERNGSEQPFFLYLSHKAVHAGFVPAERHAGQFADRAWSRPATERLTAESSRLQPRWLRDQRNSWHGVDFPYHSELDIEAYARAYGETLCAVDDSVGRVMAQLESMGVADQTLVIYMGDNGFMFGEHGLIDKRVAYETSIRVPMLMRCPEIIRAGTVVEEVVANIDVAPTVMEAMALEPPPHFDGSSLLPLVRSERINWRDSFLYVYYWERNFPQSPTVFALREERFKYISYYGLWDVDELFDLLEDPDEAHNLIADPDHQDRVADMQERLFAMMEEKGGLEIPLNAPRGGSQNKRYRSRGGQEAADFPQALIVDEPMPSGDR; from the coding sequence GTGCCCGTGCCTGATGAGATCGTGGTTGAGAGACGGGAGTCGGGGGCACCACGCAACGTGGTCTTCATCCTCTCAGACGATCATCGTTTCGATGCGATGAGCTTCATGGGGCATCCACTGGCTGAGACGCCCAATCTTGACCGGTTGGCGGCGGAAGGGGTGCATCTTCGCAATGCCCTCGTGACGACTTCCCTTTGCTCGCCGAGCCGGGCCTCGATCCTGACCGGGCTCTACACCTTCCGGCATCGGGTGATTGACAATAACCGCCGCGTGCCCGACGGGACGCTTTTTTTCCCCCAGTATCTGCAGAAGGCCGGCTACGCGACTGCCTTCATCGGAAAGTGGCATATGGGAGGTGAGTCGGATGAACCGCGGCCCGGATTCGATCATTGGGTGAGTTTCCGGGGACAGGGCAACTACCTGCCCCCATCACCCGACCACACCCTCAATGTGGATGGGGAGCGGGTTCCCCAGAAGGGCTATATCACTGATGAACTGACCGATTACGCTGTCGACTGGCTTCAGGAGCGGAACGGCTCGGAACAACCCTTCTTTCTTTACCTCTCCCATAAGGCGGTCCATGCCGGCTTTGTCCCGGCCGAACGCCACGCCGGCCAGTTCGCCGACCGGGCGTGGTCCCGGCCCGCGACGGAGAGGTTGACAGCGGAGTCTTCTCGTCTGCAGCCGCGTTGGCTGCGCGACCAGCGGAACAGCTGGCATGGAGTGGATTTCCCCTATCACAGTGAACTGGATATTGAAGCCTACGCCAGGGCTTACGGGGAGACCCTCTGCGCTGTCGACGACAGTGTGGGCCGGGTAATGGCTCAGCTCGAATCGATGGGTGTCGCCGACCAGACCCTCGTCATCTACATGGGAGACAATGGCTTTATGTTCGGCGAGCATGGCCTTATCGACAAACGGGTGGCCTACGAAACCTCGATCCGGGTGCCGATGCTCATGCGCTGTCCCGAGATCATCCGGGCCGGGACGGTCGTTGAGGAAGTGGTGGCCAATATCGACGTGGCGCCGACCGTGATGGAGGCGATGGCGCTGGAGCCGCCGCCTCATTTTGATGGAAGCAGCCTGCTTCCCCTAGTGCGGAGCGAGCGGATCAACTGGAGGGATTCCTTCCTCTATGTTTACTACTGGGAACGCAATTTTCCGCAATCGCCGACTGTCTTTGCCCTGCGGGAGGAACGCTTCAAGTACATCTCCTATTACGGGCTCTGGGATGTGGACGAACTCTTCGATCTGCTGGAGGATCCCGATGAGGCCCACAACCTGATCGCCGACCCGGATCATCAGGATAGGGTCGCGGACATGCAGGAGCGCCTCTTTGCCATGATGGAAGAAAAGGGCGGATTGGAGATTCCGCTCAATGCACCCCGCGGCGGTTCCCAGAACAAACGCTACCGGAGCCGGGGCGGGCAGGAGGCGGCCGACTTCCCTCAGGCGCTCATTGTTGACGAGCCGATGCCGTCCGGCGATCGTTGA
- a CDS encoding LacI family DNA-binding transcriptional regulator, giving the protein MATIYEVARQAGVSPKTVARILAGEQGRPRNRERVLAAARKLGYVRNQQAANLRSGKSGLLGVIVPDISNPFYPVFFQSIHESAAGYNYQILLSSTFGKISEEVHALRTFEVNRVEGIILNAAEGEADDECNSIIERFINRGVPVVLAGRPARNLPVDEIVIQNTSATERATNYLLKIGHRKIAFITGSASTLASSERRSGFERALKAASIDIKKRWMLYGDFTAESGRQYAHQILTSTNRPTAIVAANDLIALGAIRACHELKLRVPEDVAIIGFDDIAVAQLVTPALTTVRQPQRQIAREVVALLMDRIQSRDLSNPRRLAYELELIIRESA; this is encoded by the coding sequence ATGGCCACGATCTACGAAGTCGCCAGACAAGCGGGTGTTTCCCCGAAAACGGTTGCCCGTATTCTCGCCGGCGAGCAGGGACGGCCCAGGAACCGGGAACGTGTCCTGGCGGCGGCGCGGAAACTCGGTTACGTCCGCAACCAGCAGGCCGCCAACCTCCGCTCCGGGAAGTCCGGACTCCTCGGTGTCATCGTACCGGATATCTCGAATCCCTTTTACCCCGTCTTTTTCCAGTCGATTCACGAGAGCGCGGCCGGTTACAACTACCAGATTCTCCTGAGCAGCACCTTCGGGAAGATCAGCGAGGAAGTGCATGCCCTGCGGACCTTCGAAGTCAACCGGGTGGAAGGAATCATCTTGAATGCCGCCGAGGGTGAAGCCGACGATGAATGCAACAGCATCATCGAGCGGTTCATCAACCGGGGGGTTCCCGTTGTGCTGGCCGGCCGCCCCGCCCGGAACCTGCCGGTCGATGAGATCGTCATTCAGAACACATCCGCGACCGAGCGCGCGACCAACTACCTACTGAAGATCGGTCACCGGAAAATCGCGTTCATCACGGGTTCCGCATCGACTCTGGCCTCCAGCGAGCGTCGAAGCGGTTTCGAACGGGCTCTCAAGGCAGCCTCCATCGATATCAAGAAACGATGGATGCTTTATGGCGATTTCACGGCTGAGAGTGGCCGCCAGTACGCCCATCAGATCCTCACCTCAACCAATCGACCGACGGCCATTGTCGCGGCCAATGATCTGATCGCCCTCGGAGCGATCCGGGCGTGCCACGAACTCAAGCTCAGGGTGCCCGAGGATGTCGCCATCATCGGATTCGACGATATTGCCGTCGCCCAACTGGTGACACCTGCCCTGACCACCGTGCGTCAGCCGCAACGCCAGATCGCCAGGGAAGTCGTCGCCCTTCTCATGGACCGCATCCAGAGTCGGGACCTATCCAATCCCAGGCGCCTTGCCTACGAGCTTGAGCTGATCATCCGCGAAAGCGCCTGA
- a CDS encoding dihydropteroate synthase, whose protein sequence is MSPSTKNAMTIVSSKSHRVRIGPDRKTVVIGERCNALGYRRVRDTVARGHWEEVVNRAVTQFEAGAGIINVNMVGLDIPEKVLLPIAVTAIRSRVDCPLSLDYGDPAALDAALGKVEGRCLINSISGEKEKLHPVMEIARKHGAAMIAMTSDDDGIPSTPEGRLKCAIKILEAGARYGFTVDDFIFDCIAIGVATDVGAGRCTMETMRLIRKELGANITLGASNVSFGMPRRKTLDSNYLAIAIMCGLNAPITDITHPALKWAILAADTVTGTDRLGMKFIKETRMERRLLELSANPSSDPATAVEACRQRGIILPSM, encoded by the coding sequence ATGAGCCCATCGACAAAGAACGCCATGACGATCGTCTCGTCAAAGTCCCATCGGGTGCGCATCGGCCCGGACCGCAAGACGGTCGTCATCGGCGAGCGCTGCAATGCGCTCGGCTACCGGCGGGTCCGGGACACGGTCGCCCGGGGGCATTGGGAGGAAGTCGTCAATCGGGCGGTCACCCAATTCGAGGCCGGTGCCGGAATCATCAACGTCAATATGGTCGGGCTGGATATCCCGGAGAAAGTGCTCCTGCCCATCGCCGTGACCGCGATCCGGTCGAGGGTCGATTGCCCGCTGTCGCTGGATTACGGCGACCCCGCCGCCCTTGATGCCGCTCTCGGCAAGGTCGAGGGCCGCTGCCTGATCAATTCCATCTCCGGGGAGAAGGAAAAGCTGCACCCCGTCATGGAGATCGCCAGGAAACACGGAGCCGCCATGATCGCCATGACCTCCGACGATGACGGGATCCCCTCGACCCCGGAGGGTCGTTTGAAGTGCGCGATCAAAATACTGGAAGCCGGAGCACGCTACGGTTTCACGGTTGACGATTTCATCTTCGACTGCATCGCCATCGGTGTCGCCACCGATGTCGGAGCGGGACGATGCACGATGGAGACCATGCGCCTGATCCGGAAGGAACTCGGTGCCAATATCACCCTCGGCGCTTCCAATGTCAGCTTCGGCATGCCGAGACGAAAGACCCTCGATTCGAACTACCTGGCGATCGCTATCATGTGCGGATTGAACGCCCCCATCACCGACATAACCCACCCTGCGCTGAAATGGGCCATCCTCGCCGCCGACACGGTGACCGGCACGGACCGGCTCGGGATGAAGTTCATCAAGGAAACCCGGATGGAGCGACGCCTGCTTGAATTGTCCGCCAACCCGTCATCCGATCCCGCAACCGCGGTTGAGGCCTGTAGACAACGCGGAATAATTTTGCCATCGATGTAA
- a CDS encoding AraC family transcriptional regulator, giving the protein MNPADRNPGTGDPVRSAPGVGKSRSDLRSSPLDVRLPPHGVFVFESHHSETFHMEMTRWPFHKIGLVAVGKGWLETPGNKVKIGADVLVHLPSDQPHRFLDDPAAPMTLVMVCWGRAAEAQNALIGQAIRSLSIPPMQPHRLNGAYQRGLIRENLRRMLREQEGGGLGSGALIHAGLLQLIVQMQRLAVRGEAGLRKEGPDLDGVIQYIEENFDKPLQLEDLAELCGLSTRRMTTLFKERTGRTVVGYLTEKRIQFAMARLRQTGRILYAAYEAGFTDLAYFYRVFKKATGITPRQFLDAPEEDWSRRSESN; this is encoded by the coding sequence ATGAATCCCGCCGACAGGAATCCGGGGACGGGCGATCCGGTTCGTTCAGCCCCGGGAGTGGGAAAGTCCCGATCGGATCTGCGAAGCAGTCCGCTGGATGTGCGTCTTCCGCCCCACGGTGTCTTTGTCTTTGAGAGTCATCACTCGGAGACCTTTCACATGGAGATGACGAGGTGGCCCTTTCACAAGATCGGGTTGGTGGCGGTGGGAAAGGGATGGCTGGAAACCCCGGGCAACAAGGTGAAGATCGGTGCGGACGTCCTGGTCCACCTGCCGTCGGACCAACCACACCGTTTCTTGGATGATCCGGCAGCACCCATGACCCTGGTCATGGTCTGCTGGGGTCGGGCGGCCGAAGCGCAGAATGCCCTCATCGGGCAGGCCATCCGATCCTTGTCGATCCCGCCGATGCAGCCTCACCGGCTGAACGGCGCCTACCAGCGTGGCCTGATTCGCGAGAACCTCCGGCGGATGCTCCGGGAGCAGGAGGGTGGAGGGCTCGGGTCCGGGGCCCTCATCCACGCCGGTCTGCTGCAACTCATTGTGCAGATGCAGCGGCTGGCGGTCCGTGGGGAGGCCGGTCTGCGGAAGGAGGGACCGGACCTGGACGGGGTCATCCAGTACATCGAAGAGAATTTCGACAAGCCGCTCCAACTGGAAGACCTCGCCGAACTGTGCGGACTCTCCACCCGTCGCATGACGACCCTGTTCAAGGAGCGGACAGGGAGGACGGTGGTCGGTTATCTGACCGAAAAGCGGATTCAGTTCGCGATGGCCCGTCTGCGCCAGACCGGTCGGATTCTCTACGCCGCCTATGAGGCGGGTTTCACCGATCTGGCCTATTTCTACCGTGTGTTCAAGAAGGCGACGGGCATCACCCCGCGCCAGTTTCTCGACGCACCGGAGGAAGACTGGAGCCGGCGGTCAGAATCGAACTGA
- a CDS encoding glycosyltransferase family 2 protein, whose amino-acid sequence MILVSDGSTDGSVAWVESWIRDDSRIRLVELSRNFGHQAAVTAGLAFADGDFVAVMDADLQDSPDTLVAMYEKARSGFDVVYAVRETREGSLFKRFCYSVFYRIYGMMAETPVHLDSGDFCVMSRNAAEGLKSLPETVRFVRGLRSWIGLKTASVAVSRPDRAAGESKYPFWKLVRLAVAGLTSFSTRPLRIAMALGFGLCLSAIALGLFYLVKALIFDLHTTAPGFATLAILLLFLNGTVMLLLGIIGEYLAQIFLEVKRRPTYLVDRVVDRESLGK is encoded by the coding sequence CTGATTCTCGTCAGTGACGGGTCGACCGACGGGAGTGTGGCCTGGGTGGAGTCCTGGATACGGGACGATTCCCGGATCCGGCTGGTGGAGTTGTCACGGAATTTCGGCCACCAGGCGGCGGTCACGGCCGGACTGGCTTTTGCCGACGGCGACTTTGTGGCGGTCATGGACGCCGATCTCCAGGATTCCCCGGACACCCTTGTGGCGATGTATGAAAAGGCCCGGAGCGGGTTCGATGTGGTCTATGCGGTCCGGGAAACCCGCGAAGGATCGCTTTTCAAGCGGTTCTGTTACTCGGTCTTTTACCGGATTTATGGCATGATGGCGGAGACGCCGGTCCATCTCGACAGCGGTGATTTCTGCGTGATGAGCCGGAACGCAGCCGAGGGCCTCAAGAGTCTGCCGGAAACCGTCAGGTTTGTCCGCGGGCTGCGCTCATGGATCGGCCTGAAGACCGCATCCGTCGCGGTCAGCCGACCCGACCGGGCGGCCGGCGAATCCAAGTACCCTTTCTGGAAGCTGGTCCGACTGGCCGTGGCGGGCCTGACTTCGTTTTCCACCCGTCCGCTCAGGATAGCGATGGCCCTGGGTTTCGGACTCTGTCTTTCAGCGATTGCCCTGGGTCTTTTCTACCTGGTCAAGGCCCTGATCTTCGACCTCCATACGACCGCACCAGGATTCGCCACCCTGGCCATCCTGCTGCTCTTCCTCAATGGGACCGTCATGCTCCTGCTCGGGATCATCGGCGAGTATCTCGCGCAGATCTTTCTCGAGGTAAAGCGGCGACCGACCTACCTGGTCGATCGTGTTGTCGATCGGGAGTCCCTCGGGAAGTAA